The following coding sequences lie in one Musa acuminata AAA Group cultivar baxijiao chromosome BXJ3-1, Cavendish_Baxijiao_AAA, whole genome shotgun sequence genomic window:
- the LOC135628387 gene encoding probable GTP-binding protein OBGM, mitochondrial — MYIYIYIYIYIYIYIYILLQENPRNLFLSGELLLSCSSRLEQSRLLRCCERDMWWRWHQTLGPGRVLLRSPCRKPPWLPSSFSYSDVPKKKGKLAPLQERRMVDRFRLWTKGGEGGNGCCSYRRSRTDRYGRPDGGNGGRGGDVILECSSAVWDFSNLQHHLNAQRGGNGTSKSKAGSRGSDKVAQVPVGTVIHLVSGETSYAENSSITSLDPWEIPGAVDTDTANSVQQKSVKVNASCSALMKDLHTSPLYSEDDVNKSQHDVKISFGSPASTEVEWDKDTEDDEPCCKTTYEEIKDDQTDDANEIRVEEDEEVMKEEEEEEVVRYSVAELTQPGQRIIVARGGEGGLGNATSKKDSRKSVSYCNGASSPETLDGEYQTSLAAGRPGSESVLILELKSIADVGLIGMPNAGKSTLLGALSMARPTVGHYAFTTLRPNIGNLNYEDFFSVKVADIPGLIKGAHANRGLGHAFLRHIERTRVLAYVIDLAAALDGRKGIQPWEQLRDLALELEHHREGLSNRPSLIVANKIDEEGAEHVFQELERRVQGVPIFPVCAVLQEGVPELKAGIRRLIDGSELHRLCVDNILTD, encoded by the exons atgtatatatatatatatatatatatatatatatatatatatatatatatattattgcaaGAAAACCCCCGAAATTTGTTTCTGTCGGGAGAACTGCTTCTGAGTTGTTCGTCGAGATTAGAGCAAAGTCGGTTGTTGCGCTGCTGCGAGCGAGACATGTGGTGGCGCTGGCACCAAACCCTTGGGCCGGGCAGAGTACTGCTAAGATCGCCTTGTCGTAAACCGCCAtggcttccttcttccttctcttacTCTGATGTccccaaaaagaagggaaagttGGCACCTTTGCAG GAACGGAGGATGGTTGATAGGTTTAGGTTATGGACCAAGGGAGGCGAAGGTGGAAATGGGTGTTGCAGCTATAGACGCAGCAGGACTGACCGTTATGGCAGACCTGATG GTGGAAATGGTGGAAGAGGTGGTGATgtcatccttgaatgctcttcagCTGTTTGGGACTTCAGCAATTTGCAGCATCACTTG AATGCACAAAGAGGAGGGAATGGAACTTCAAAGAGTAAAGCAGGGAGCCGTGGGTCTGACAAG GTTGCTCAAGTACCAGTTGGCACTGTAATACACCTAGTTAGTGGTGAAACTTCTTATGCTGAAAACTCTTCTATCACATCCTTAGACCCTTGGGAAATACCAGGAGCTGTTGACACTGATACAGCTAATTCTGTTCAGCAAAAAAGTGTTAAGGTCAATGCATCTTGTTCAGCACTAATGAAAGATTTGCATACGTCACCTTTGTACTCCGAAGATGATGTTAATAAATCACAGCATGATGTCAAAATAAGTTTTGGTTCTCCTGCCTCCACTGAGGTAGAGTGGGACAAAGACACCGAAGATGATGAACCATGTTGCAAAACTACCTACGAGGAAATTAAAGATGATCAAACTGATGATGCAAATGAAATCAGAGTAGAGGAAGATGAGGAGGTgatgaaggaggaagaagaagaggaggtggtgcgATATTCAGTTGCAGAATTAACTCAACCTGGGCAAAGAATAATAGTTGCACGAGGAGGAGAGGGTGGCCTTGGTAATGCTACTTCAAAAAAGGATTCTCGCAAAAGTGTCAGTTACTGCAATGGTGCTTCAAGTCCAGAAACTTTGGATGGTGAATATCAAACTTCATTGGCTGCTGGAAGACCTGGCTCTGAAAGTGTTCTTATACTGGAACTGAAGAGTATCGCAGATGTTGGCCTTATTGGAATGCCTAATGCTGGTAAAAGCACATTGCTAGGGGCCCTATCAATGGCTAGGCCAACTGTGGGTCATTATGCTTTTACCACTCTAAGGCCCAACATAGGAAATCTAAATTACGAGGACTTCTTCTCTGTCAAGGTTGCTGACATCCCTGGTCTTATAAAAGGAGCACATGCAAATCGTGGGCTTGGCCATGCTTTCTTGAGGCACATAGAGCGCACAAGGGTTTTGGCATATGTCATTGATTTAGCAGCAGCATTGGATGGGAGGAAGGGTATTCAGCCATGGGAGCAACTGAGGGATTTGGCTTTGGAGCTTGAACATCACCGGGAAGGTTTGTCAAATCGACCGTCCTTAATAGTGGCCAACAAAATTGATGAAGAGGGTGCAGAACATGTGTTCCAAGAACTAGAGAGAAGGGTCCAAGGCGTCCCTATATTTCCTGTATGTGCTGTCTTGCAAGAGGGAGTACCTGAACTAAAAGCTGGAATCAGAAGGCTTATAGATGGCAGTGAGTTGCACAGACTTTGTGTCGATAACATATTGACTGACTAG